From a region of the Ovis aries strain OAR_USU_Benz2616 breed Rambouillet chromosome 2, ARS-UI_Ramb_v3.0, whole genome shotgun sequence genome:
- the CARD19 gene encoding caspase recruitment domain-containing protein 19 isoform X4, giving the protein MTNKDRSPIGRVKGEQTYCDRLVQDTPFLTSLGRLSEQQVDRIILQLNRYYPQILSNKDAEKFRNPKVSLRVRLCDLLGHLQRSGERDCQEFYRALYIHAQPLHSCLPSRHALRPVAFLTCLGLAAGLALLIYCCPPDPKVLPGARRVLGFSPVIIDRHASRFLLAFLTDDLRGL; this is encoded by the exons ATGACCAATAAAGACAGAAGTCCAATTGGCAGAGTGAAAGGAG aGCAGACCTACTGTGATCGCCTAGTCCAGGACACTCCTTTCCTCACCAGCCTCGGACGCCTGAGTGAGCAGCAGGTGGACAGGATCATCCTCCAGCTAAACCGCTACTATCCCCAGATCCTCAGCAACAAGGACGCGGAAAAG ttCCGGAACCCCAAGGTGTCTCTGCGAGTGCGTCTCTGCGACCTCTTGGGCCACCTGCAGCGGAGCGGTGAGCGGGATTGCCAGGAGTTCTACCGGGCCCTGTACATCCACGCCCAGCCCCTGCACAGCTGCTTGCCTAGCCGGCACGCCCTGC GACCTGTGGCCTTCCTGACCTGCCTCGGCCTGGCCGCAGGCCTGGCGCTCCTCATCTACTGCTGCCCTCCAG ACCCCAAGGTGCTTCCAGGGGCCCGGCGTGTCCTGGGCTTCTCCCCGGTCATCATTGACAGGCACGCCAGCCGCTTCCTGCTGGCCTTTCTCACAGATGACCTGAGGGGCCTCTGA
- the CARD19 gene encoding caspase recruitment domain-containing protein 19 isoform X1 produces MTNKDRSPIGRVKGEQTYCDRLVQDTPFLTSLGRLSEQQVDRIILQLNRYYPQILSNKDAEKFRNPKVSLRVRLCDLLGHLQRSGERDCQEFYRALYIHAQPLHSCLPSRHALQNSDCTELDSGTASCELSDRGPVAFLTCLGLAAGLALLIYCCPPDPKVLPGARRVLGFSPVIIDRHASRFLLAFLTDDLRGL; encoded by the exons ATGACCAATAAAGACAGAAGTCCAATTGGCAGAGTGAAAGGAG aGCAGACCTACTGTGATCGCCTAGTCCAGGACACTCCTTTCCTCACCAGCCTCGGACGCCTGAGTGAGCAGCAGGTGGACAGGATCATCCTCCAGCTAAACCGCTACTATCCCCAGATCCTCAGCAACAAGGACGCGGAAAAG ttCCGGAACCCCAAGGTGTCTCTGCGAGTGCGTCTCTGCGACCTCTTGGGCCACCTGCAGCGGAGCGGTGAGCGGGATTGCCAGGAGTTCTACCGGGCCCTGTACATCCACGCCCAGCCCCTGCACAGCTGCTTGCCTAGCCGGCACGCCCTGC AGAACTCAGATTGCACAGAGCTAGACTCGGGCACCGCAAGCTGTGAGCTCAGTGACAGGG GACCTGTGGCCTTCCTGACCTGCCTCGGCCTGGCCGCAGGCCTGGCGCTCCTCATCTACTGCTGCCCTCCAG ACCCCAAGGTGCTTCCAGGGGCCCGGCGTGTCCTGGGCTTCTCCCCGGTCATCATTGACAGGCACGCCAGCCGCTTCCTGCTGGCCTTTCTCACAGATGACCTGAGGGGCCTCTGA
- the CARD19 gene encoding caspase recruitment domain-containing protein 19 isoform X7 → MTEQTYCDRLVQDTPFLTSLGRLSEQQVDRIILQLNRYYPQILSNKDAEKFRNPKVSLRVRLCDLLGHLQRSGERDCQEFYRALYIHAQPLHSCLPSRHALRKTCGLPDLPRPGRRPGAPHLLLPSRPQGASRGPACPGLLPGHH, encoded by the exons ATGACAG aGCAGACCTACTGTGATCGCCTAGTCCAGGACACTCCTTTCCTCACCAGCCTCGGACGCCTGAGTGAGCAGCAGGTGGACAGGATCATCCTCCAGCTAAACCGCTACTATCCCCAGATCCTCAGCAACAAGGACGCGGAAAAG ttCCGGAACCCCAAGGTGTCTCTGCGAGTGCGTCTCTGCGACCTCTTGGGCCACCTGCAGCGGAGCGGTGAGCGGGATTGCCAGGAGTTCTACCGGGCCCTGTACATCCACGCCCAGCCCCTGCACAGCTGCTTGCCTAGCCGGCACGCCCTGCGTAA GACCTGTGGCCTTCCTGACCTGCCTCGGCCTGGCCGCAGGCCTGGCGCTCCTCATCTACTGCTGCCCTCCAG ACCCCAAGGTGCTTCCAGGGGCCCGGCGTGTCCTGGGCTTCTCCCCGGTCATCATTGA
- the CARD19 gene encoding caspase recruitment domain-containing protein 19 isoform X3 produces the protein MTEQTYCDRLVQDTPFLTSLGRLSEQQVDRIILQLNRYYPQILSNKDAEKFRNPKVSLRVRLCDLLGHLQRSGERDCQEFYRALYIHAQPLHSCLPSRHALQNSDCTELDSGTASCELSDRGPVAFLTCLGLAAGLALLIYCCPPDPKVLPGARRVLGFSPVIIDRHASRFLLAFLTDDLRGL, from the exons ATGACAG aGCAGACCTACTGTGATCGCCTAGTCCAGGACACTCCTTTCCTCACCAGCCTCGGACGCCTGAGTGAGCAGCAGGTGGACAGGATCATCCTCCAGCTAAACCGCTACTATCCCCAGATCCTCAGCAACAAGGACGCGGAAAAG ttCCGGAACCCCAAGGTGTCTCTGCGAGTGCGTCTCTGCGACCTCTTGGGCCACCTGCAGCGGAGCGGTGAGCGGGATTGCCAGGAGTTCTACCGGGCCCTGTACATCCACGCCCAGCCCCTGCACAGCTGCTTGCCTAGCCGGCACGCCCTGC AGAACTCAGATTGCACAGAGCTAGACTCGGGCACCGCAAGCTGTGAGCTCAGTGACAGGG GACCTGTGGCCTTCCTGACCTGCCTCGGCCTGGCCGCAGGCCTGGCGCTCCTCATCTACTGCTGCCCTCCAG ACCCCAAGGTGCTTCCAGGGGCCCGGCGTGTCCTGGGCTTCTCCCCGGTCATCATTGACAGGCACGCCAGCCGCTTCCTGCTGGCCTTTCTCACAGATGACCTGAGGGGCCTCTGA
- the CARD19 gene encoding caspase recruitment domain-containing protein 19 isoform X2, whose amino-acid sequence MGEVGLSKGCWRRSEQTYCDRLVQDTPFLTSLGRLSEQQVDRIILQLNRYYPQILSNKDAEKFRNPKVSLRVRLCDLLGHLQRSGERDCQEFYRALYIHAQPLHSCLPSRHALQNSDCTELDSGTASCELSDRGPVAFLTCLGLAAGLALLIYCCPPDPKVLPGARRVLGFSPVIIDRHASRFLLAFLTDDLRGL is encoded by the exons ATGGGGGAGGTAGGGCTTAGCAAAGGTTGCTGGCGAAGGTCTG aGCAGACCTACTGTGATCGCCTAGTCCAGGACACTCCTTTCCTCACCAGCCTCGGACGCCTGAGTGAGCAGCAGGTGGACAGGATCATCCTCCAGCTAAACCGCTACTATCCCCAGATCCTCAGCAACAAGGACGCGGAAAAG ttCCGGAACCCCAAGGTGTCTCTGCGAGTGCGTCTCTGCGACCTCTTGGGCCACCTGCAGCGGAGCGGTGAGCGGGATTGCCAGGAGTTCTACCGGGCCCTGTACATCCACGCCCAGCCCCTGCACAGCTGCTTGCCTAGCCGGCACGCCCTGC AGAACTCAGATTGCACAGAGCTAGACTCGGGCACCGCAAGCTGTGAGCTCAGTGACAGGG GACCTGTGGCCTTCCTGACCTGCCTCGGCCTGGCCGCAGGCCTGGCGCTCCTCATCTACTGCTGCCCTCCAG ACCCCAAGGTGCTTCCAGGGGCCCGGCGTGTCCTGGGCTTCTCCCCGGTCATCATTGACAGGCACGCCAGCCGCTTCCTGCTGGCCTTTCTCACAGATGACCTGAGGGGCCTCTGA
- the CARD19 gene encoding caspase recruitment domain-containing protein 19 isoform X5, whose amino-acid sequence MTEQTYCDRLVQDTPFLTSLGRLSEQQVDRIILQLNRYYPQILSNKDAEKFRNPKVSLRVRLCDLLGHLQRSGERDCQEFYRALYIHAQPLHSCLPSRHALRPVAFLTCLGLAAGLALLIYCCPPDPKVLPGARRVLGFSPVIIDRHASRFLLAFLTDDLRGL is encoded by the exons ATGACAG aGCAGACCTACTGTGATCGCCTAGTCCAGGACACTCCTTTCCTCACCAGCCTCGGACGCCTGAGTGAGCAGCAGGTGGACAGGATCATCCTCCAGCTAAACCGCTACTATCCCCAGATCCTCAGCAACAAGGACGCGGAAAAG ttCCGGAACCCCAAGGTGTCTCTGCGAGTGCGTCTCTGCGACCTCTTGGGCCACCTGCAGCGGAGCGGTGAGCGGGATTGCCAGGAGTTCTACCGGGCCCTGTACATCCACGCCCAGCCCCTGCACAGCTGCTTGCCTAGCCGGCACGCCCTGC GACCTGTGGCCTTCCTGACCTGCCTCGGCCTGGCCGCAGGCCTGGCGCTCCTCATCTACTGCTGCCCTCCAG ACCCCAAGGTGCTTCCAGGGGCCCGGCGTGTCCTGGGCTTCTCCCCGGTCATCATTGACAGGCACGCCAGCCGCTTCCTGCTGGCCTTTCTCACAGATGACCTGAGGGGCCTCTGA
- the CARD19 gene encoding caspase recruitment domain-containing protein 19 isoform X6, which produces MTNKDRSPIGRVKGEQTYCDRLVQDTPFLTSLGRLSEQQVDRIILQLNRYYPQILSNKDAEKFRNPKVSLRVRLCDLLGHLQRSGERDCQEFYRALYIHAQPLHSCLPSRHALRKTCGLPDLPRPGRRPGAPHLLLPSRPQGASRGPACPGLLPGHH; this is translated from the exons ATGACCAATAAAGACAGAAGTCCAATTGGCAGAGTGAAAGGAG aGCAGACCTACTGTGATCGCCTAGTCCAGGACACTCCTTTCCTCACCAGCCTCGGACGCCTGAGTGAGCAGCAGGTGGACAGGATCATCCTCCAGCTAAACCGCTACTATCCCCAGATCCTCAGCAACAAGGACGCGGAAAAG ttCCGGAACCCCAAGGTGTCTCTGCGAGTGCGTCTCTGCGACCTCTTGGGCCACCTGCAGCGGAGCGGTGAGCGGGATTGCCAGGAGTTCTACCGGGCCCTGTACATCCACGCCCAGCCCCTGCACAGCTGCTTGCCTAGCCGGCACGCCCTGCGTAA GACCTGTGGCCTTCCTGACCTGCCTCGGCCTGGCCGCAGGCCTGGCGCTCCTCATCTACTGCTGCCCTCCAG ACCCCAAGGTGCTTCCAGGGGCCCGGCGTGTCCTGGGCTTCTCCCCGGTCATCATTGA